In Streptomyces sp. NBC_01408, one DNA window encodes the following:
- a CDS encoding carbohydrate ABC transporter permease, protein MPARERSPLDPPASFRAVRAVFLTLLSGFVLLPVYVMVTSSLKPLKDVAGQFRWIPTGLTVRPYIDIWHTVPLAKYFANSLIVAGTATVCSVVIAVFAAYAVSRYRFRGRRLFTVTVLSTQMFPGILFLLPLFLIFVNIGNSTGVALYGSRGGLILTYLTFSLPFSIWMLIGYFDSVPRDLDEAATVDGCGPLGALFRVVIPAAVPGIVAVAVYAFMTAWGEVLFASVMTNDTTRTLAVGLQGYSTQNDVYWNQIMAASLVVSIPVVAGFLLLQRYLVAGLTAGAVK, encoded by the coding sequence ATGCCCGCTAGAGAACGCAGCCCACTCGACCCGCCCGCCTCCTTCCGGGCGGTCAGGGCCGTCTTCCTGACCCTGCTCTCCGGGTTCGTGCTGCTGCCCGTCTACGTGATGGTCACCAGCTCCCTCAAACCCCTCAAGGACGTCGCGGGCCAGTTCCGGTGGATCCCCACCGGGCTCACCGTCCGCCCCTACATCGACATCTGGCACACCGTCCCGCTCGCCAAGTACTTCGCGAACTCCCTGATCGTGGCCGGCACCGCCACCGTCTGCTCCGTGGTCATCGCCGTCTTCGCGGCCTACGCCGTCAGCCGCTACCGCTTCCGCGGCAGACGGCTCTTCACCGTCACCGTGCTCTCCACCCAGATGTTCCCGGGCATCCTCTTCCTCCTCCCGCTCTTCCTGATCTTCGTGAACATCGGCAACAGCACCGGGGTCGCCCTCTACGGATCCCGCGGCGGGCTGATCCTCACCTACCTCACCTTCTCCCTGCCCTTCTCCATCTGGATGCTCATCGGGTACTTCGACTCGGTACCCCGCGACCTCGACGAAGCGGCCACCGTCGACGGCTGCGGCCCCCTCGGCGCCCTGTTCCGGGTCGTGATCCCGGCCGCCGTGCCCGGCATCGTCGCCGTCGCCGTGTACGCGTTCATGACCGCCTGGGGCGAGGTGCTCTTCGCCTCCGTCATGACGAACGACACCACCCGCACCCTCGCCGTCGGACTGCAGGGCTACTCCACGCAGAACGACGTCTACTGGAACCAGATCATGGCCGCCTCGCTCGTCGTCAGCATCCCCGTCGTCGCCGGATTCCTGCTGTTGCAGCGGTACTTGGTGGCAGGACTCACGGCAGGAGCCGTCAAGTGA
- a CDS encoding discoidin domain-containing protein has protein sequence MPLLSDRPPRLTVAALAAALVAALLVLLPSTAAQAAPVLLSQGKSVTASSLEGAGTPAGAAVDGDNGTRWSSQFADPQWIQVDLGSPAQLSQVVLRWEAAYAKAYRIELSDDGSTWSTAHSTATGTGGVQTHDITGTARYVRVYGTQRATGYGYSLWEFQVYGTGGTGGTGPTIPGGGDLGPNVIVFDPTTPDIQGKLDEVFRQQESAQFGSGRYQFLFKPGTYNGLNAQLGFYTSVSGLGLNPDDTTINGDVTVDAGWFGGNATQNFWRSAENLALNPVNGTNRWAVSQAAPFRRMHVKGGLNLAPDGYGWASGGYIADSKIDGQIGNYSQQQWYTRDSSIGGWSNAVWNQVFSGTQGAPAQSYPNPPYTTLDTTPVSREKPFLHLDGADYKVFVPAKRTNARGTSWGNGAPQGTSVPLSRFYVVKPGASAATINAALAQGLHLLFTPGVYHVDQTIQVNRPDTIVLGLGLATIVPDNGVTAMKVADVDGVRLAGFLIDAGTVNSPTLLEVGPAGATTDHAANPTTVQDVFIRVGGAGAGKATLGMVVNSHDTIVDHTWIWRADHGDGVGWETNRSDYGFRVNGDDVLATGLFVEHFNKYDVEWNGERGRTIFFQNEKAYDAPDQAAIQNGSIKGYAAYKVADSVNTHEGWGLGSYCYYNVDPTIRQEHGFQAPVKPGVRFHDLLVVSLGGNGQYEHVINGIGAPTSGTSTVPSTVVSFP, from the coding sequence ATGCCCCTCCTCTCCGATCGCCCGCCACGGCTCACCGTCGCGGCGCTCGCCGCCGCGCTGGTGGCGGCCCTCCTCGTCCTCCTTCCGAGTACCGCCGCCCAGGCGGCTCCCGTGCTGCTCTCCCAGGGCAAGTCCGTCACCGCCTCCAGCCTGGAGGGCGCCGGGACACCGGCCGGCGCGGCCGTCGACGGCGACAACGGCACCCGCTGGTCGAGCCAGTTCGCCGACCCGCAGTGGATACAGGTCGACCTCGGCTCCCCCGCCCAGCTGAGCCAGGTCGTGCTGCGCTGGGAGGCCGCGTACGCGAAGGCGTACCGGATCGAGCTGTCGGACGACGGCTCCACCTGGTCCACCGCCCACTCGACGGCCACCGGCACCGGCGGGGTCCAGACCCACGACATCACCGGCACCGCCCGCTACGTCCGCGTGTACGGCACCCAGCGGGCCACCGGCTACGGCTACTCGCTCTGGGAGTTCCAGGTGTACGGCACCGGCGGCACCGGCGGCACCGGCCCGACGATCCCCGGCGGCGGCGACCTCGGCCCGAACGTGATCGTCTTCGACCCCACGACGCCCGACATCCAGGGCAAGCTGGACGAGGTCTTCCGCCAGCAGGAGTCGGCCCAGTTCGGCTCCGGGCGCTACCAGTTCCTCTTCAAGCCCGGTACGTACAACGGCCTCAACGCGCAGCTCGGCTTCTACACCTCGGTTTCCGGGCTGGGCCTGAACCCCGACGACACCACCATCAACGGTGACGTGACCGTCGACGCCGGCTGGTTCGGCGGCAACGCCACCCAGAACTTCTGGCGTTCGGCCGAGAACCTGGCGCTCAACCCGGTGAACGGAACGAACCGCTGGGCGGTCTCCCAGGCCGCGCCGTTCCGCCGGATGCACGTCAAGGGCGGCCTGAACCTGGCGCCCGACGGCTACGGCTGGGCCTCCGGCGGCTACATCGCCGACTCGAAGATCGACGGCCAGATCGGCAACTACTCCCAGCAGCAGTGGTACACCCGTGACAGCTCGATCGGCGGCTGGTCCAACGCGGTGTGGAACCAGGTGTTTTCCGGGACCCAGGGCGCGCCGGCGCAGTCGTACCCGAACCCGCCCTACACCACCCTGGACACCACCCCGGTCTCGCGGGAGAAGCCCTTCCTCCACCTGGACGGCGCCGACTACAAGGTCTTCGTCCCGGCGAAGCGCACCAATGCCCGCGGCACCTCCTGGGGCAACGGGGCGCCGCAGGGCACCTCGGTCCCGCTCAGCCGGTTCTACGTGGTCAAGCCGGGCGCGAGCGCGGCGACGATCAACGCGGCACTGGCCCAGGGCCTGCACCTGCTGTTCACCCCGGGCGTCTACCACGTGGACCAGACCATCCAGGTCAACCGCCCGGACACGATCGTGCTGGGCCTCGGCCTCGCCACGATCGTCCCGGACAACGGGGTGACCGCGATGAAGGTCGCCGACGTGGACGGGGTGAGGCTCGCCGGTTTCCTGATCGACGCGGGCACCGTCAACTCGCCCACCCTGCTGGAGGTCGGACCGGCCGGCGCCACGACGGACCACGCGGCGAACCCGACCACCGTCCAGGACGTGTTCATCCGGGTCGGCGGCGCGGGCGCGGGCAAGGCCACCCTCGGCATGGTGGTCAACAGCCACGACACGATCGTCGACCACACCTGGATCTGGCGGGCCGACCACGGCGACGGGGTGGGCTGGGAGACCAACCGCTCCGACTACGGGTTCCGGGTGAACGGGGACGACGTCCTGGCGACGGGGCTGTTCGTCGAGCACTTCAACAAGTACGACGTGGAGTGGAACGGAGAACGCGGGCGCACGATCTTCTTCCAGAACGAGAAGGCGTACGACGCCCCCGACCAGGCGGCCATCCAGAACGGCTCCATAAAGGGCTACGCGGCCTACAAGGTGGCGGACTCGGTGAACACCCACGAGGGCTGGGGACTGGGCAGCTACTGCTACTACAACGTGGACCCGACGATCCGCCAGGAGCACGGCTTCCAGGCCCCGGTGAAGCCGGGCGTGAGGTTCCACGACCTCCTCGTGGTCTCGCTCGGCGGCAACGGCCAGTACGAGCACGTCATCAACGGCATCGGCGCCCCCACCTCGGGCACCTCGACCGTCCCCTCGACCGTGGTGTCCTTCCCCTGA
- a CDS encoding carbohydrate ABC transporter permease has product MTSAPTTLPPDTTARRPRRTTAPARRTGRLRPPGRLRRTALPYLLLLPALLLELLIHLVPMVTGILMSFRELTQFHIRDWSRAPWTGFDNYELAVDINRPVGEALLGSFLTTCLFTLLSVGLCWLLGTAAAVFMQENFRGRGILRALFLVPYALPVYAAVITWAFMFQRDNGLVNHVIHDQLGLGGAEHTFWLLGDNSFWALLIVSVWKGWPFAFLIVMAALQNIPRDLYEAAALDGAGIWQQIRRITLPSVGAVNQVLVLVLFLWTFNDFNTPFVLFGRSAPEAADLISVHIYQSSFVTWNFGTGSAMSVLLLLFLLLVTAAYLFVTTRGRRADDAR; this is encoded by the coding sequence ATGACCTCCGCACCCACCACACTGCCGCCTGACACCACGGCGCGGCGGCCGCGCCGCACCACGGCCCCCGCGCGCCGCACCGGACGCCTCAGGCCCCCCGGACGCCTGCGGCGCACGGCCCTGCCCTATCTCCTCCTGCTGCCCGCCCTCCTCCTCGAACTGCTCATCCACCTCGTCCCGATGGTGACGGGCATCCTGATGAGCTTCCGGGAGCTGACCCAGTTCCACATCCGGGACTGGTCGCGCGCCCCCTGGACGGGCTTCGACAACTACGAACTCGCCGTCGACATCAACCGCCCCGTCGGCGAGGCCCTCCTCGGCTCCTTCCTCACCACCTGCCTGTTCACCCTGCTCTCCGTGGGCCTGTGCTGGCTGCTGGGCACCGCCGCCGCCGTGTTCATGCAGGAGAACTTCCGCGGCCGCGGCATCCTGCGGGCGCTCTTCCTGGTCCCCTACGCGCTGCCCGTCTACGCGGCCGTCATCACCTGGGCGTTCATGTTCCAGCGGGACAACGGCCTGGTGAACCACGTCATCCACGACCAGCTGGGCCTCGGCGGAGCCGAGCACACCTTCTGGCTGCTCGGTGACAACAGCTTCTGGGCGCTGCTGATCGTCTCCGTCTGGAAGGGCTGGCCCTTCGCCTTCCTCATCGTCATGGCGGCCCTGCAGAACATCCCCAGGGACCTCTACGAGGCCGCCGCGCTGGACGGCGCCGGCATCTGGCAGCAGATCCGCCGGATCACCCTGCCCTCCGTCGGCGCGGTCAACCAGGTGCTGGTCCTCGTGCTGTTCCTGTGGACCTTCAACGACTTCAACACGCCCTTCGTGCTGTTCGGCAGATCGGCCCCCGAAGCCGCCGACCTCATCTCCGTCCACATCTACCAGTCGAGCTTCGTCACCTGGAACTTCGGCACCGGATCGGCCATGTCCGTGCTCCTGCTGCTCTTCCTGCTGCTGGTCACCGCCGCATACCTGTTCGTCACCACGCGCGGACGGAGGGCCGACGATGCCCGCTAG
- a CDS encoding NADP-dependent oxidoreductase: MRALVYETYGGTEVLTETRLPVPKVGPGEVLVRVKYASVNPVDWKIMAGGLDALMDVVYPVVPGWDVSGTVERVGIDTPEYAEGDEVMAYARKDYVHGGTCAEFVTVPVRALAHKPGSLGWAEAAALPLAGLTAYQVLTRLGTGKGDSVLIHGAAGGVGSFGVQIARALGARVIGTASPRNHDRVRELGAEPVAYGDGLAGRVLGLAPEGVTVVADFVGGVLAVTREVLHDDGRHASIADPTVTGSGGEWMWVRPVGADLQELARLADAGQLTVTVAETFPLAELGAAFELSQAGHTAGKIVIEV; this comes from the coding sequence ATGCGCGCGCTGGTCTACGAGACGTACGGCGGGACGGAGGTGCTCACCGAGACCCGGCTGCCCGTGCCGAAGGTCGGCCCGGGCGAGGTACTCGTCCGCGTGAAGTACGCATCCGTCAACCCGGTGGACTGGAAGATCATGGCGGGCGGGCTCGACGCCCTGATGGACGTCGTCTACCCCGTCGTGCCCGGCTGGGACGTCTCCGGCACCGTGGAACGGGTCGGCATCGACACCCCGGAGTACGCCGAGGGCGACGAGGTCATGGCCTACGCCCGCAAGGACTACGTGCACGGCGGGACCTGCGCCGAGTTCGTCACCGTGCCCGTCCGCGCCCTGGCCCACAAGCCGGGCTCGCTCGGCTGGGCCGAGGCCGCCGCGCTGCCGCTCGCCGGGCTCACCGCCTACCAGGTCCTGACCCGCCTGGGCACCGGCAAGGGCGACTCCGTCCTGATCCACGGCGCCGCCGGCGGGGTCGGCTCCTTCGGGGTGCAGATCGCCCGCGCGCTGGGAGCCCGGGTCATCGGCACCGCCTCCCCGCGCAACCACGACCGGGTACGGGAGCTCGGCGCCGAACCCGTCGCCTACGGGGACGGCCTCGCCGGCCGGGTCCTCGGCCTTGCCCCCGAGGGCGTCACCGTCGTCGCCGACTTCGTGGGCGGGGTCCTCGCCGTCACCCGCGAGGTGCTCCACGACGACGGTCGGCACGCCTCCATCGCCGACCCCACCGTGACCGGCTCCGGCGGCGAGTGGATGTGGGTGCGCCCGGTCGGCGCCGACCTCCAGGAACTGGCCCGGCTCGCCGACGCCGGACAGCTGACGGTGACGGTCGCCGAGACCTTCCCTCTGGCCGAACTCGGCGCGGCCTTCGAACTGAGCCAGGCCGGACACACCGCGGGCAAGATCGTCATCGAGGTCTGA
- a CDS encoding GH1 family beta-glucosidase, whose protein sequence is MTLSESLPVTERAADPAGIDLAAFPADFAWGTATSAYQIEGAVAEDGRAPSIWDTFTRVPGAIDGGHTGDTACDHYHRWHEDIALMRQLGTNAYRLSVAWPRVVPGGDGPANPKGLDFYDRLTDGLLAAGIEPSVTLYHWDLPQVLQDRGGWPERTTAEHFAAYAALVAERLGDRVTQWATLNEPLCSAWIGHLEGRMAPGRTDLTAAVRASYHLLLGHGLATQAVRAAAPGARIGIVNNLSTVEPATGGEADRAAARRMDGHVNRWWLDPVHGRGFPADMREVYGVDLPERPGDLAAIGAPLDWTGLNYYFPQVVTADPAGPAPFARQIDRPGVPRTGMNWEVDASGLETLIMRLTEEYGARRIHITENGSSYPDTVAPDGSVHDPERTAYLTAHLAACARAARRGAPLAGYYAWSLLDNFEWAYGYDKRFGLVHVDYATQRRTVKSSGRRYAGIIAAHRSR, encoded by the coding sequence GTGACCCTTTCCGAAAGCCTCCCCGTGACCGAGCGGGCCGCGGACCCCGCGGGCATCGACCTCGCCGCGTTCCCCGCCGACTTCGCCTGGGGCACCGCGACCTCCGCCTACCAGATCGAGGGGGCCGTCGCCGAGGACGGCCGCGCCCCTTCCATCTGGGACACCTTCACCCGCGTCCCCGGCGCCATCGACGGCGGCCACACCGGCGACACCGCCTGCGACCACTACCACCGCTGGCACGAGGACATCGCCCTGATGCGGCAGCTCGGCACCAACGCCTACCGGCTCTCCGTCGCCTGGCCCCGCGTGGTCCCCGGCGGCGACGGCCCCGCCAACCCCAAGGGCCTCGACTTCTACGACCGGCTGACCGACGGACTGCTCGCCGCCGGGATCGAGCCCTCCGTCACCCTCTACCACTGGGACCTGCCCCAGGTCCTCCAGGACCGCGGCGGCTGGCCCGAACGCACCACCGCCGAGCACTTCGCCGCGTACGCCGCCCTGGTCGCAGAACGCCTCGGCGACCGCGTCACCCAGTGGGCCACCCTCAACGAGCCGCTCTGCTCGGCCTGGATCGGCCACCTGGAGGGCAGGATGGCGCCCGGCCGGACCGACCTCACCGCAGCCGTCCGCGCCTCCTACCACCTGCTCCTCGGCCACGGCCTGGCCACCCAGGCCGTCCGCGCCGCCGCCCCCGGGGCACGCATCGGCATCGTCAACAACCTCTCCACCGTCGAGCCCGCAACCGGCGGCGAAGCCGACCGCGCCGCCGCCCGGCGCATGGACGGCCACGTCAACCGCTGGTGGCTCGACCCCGTCCACGGCCGCGGCTTCCCCGCCGACATGCGCGAGGTCTACGGAGTCGACCTCCCCGAACGCCCCGGCGACCTCGCCGCCATCGGCGCCCCGCTCGACTGGACCGGACTGAACTACTACTTCCCTCAGGTGGTCACCGCCGACCCGGCCGGCCCCGCACCCTTCGCCCGCCAGATCGACCGGCCCGGAGTCCCGCGCACCGGAATGAACTGGGAGGTCGACGCGAGCGGCCTGGAAACCCTGATCATGCGGCTGACCGAGGAGTACGGGGCCCGGCGCATCCACATCACCGAGAACGGCTCCTCGTACCCCGACACCGTCGCCCCCGACGGCAGCGTCCACGACCCGGAGCGCACCGCCTACCTCACCGCCCACCTCGCCGCCTGCGCCCGCGCCGCCCGCCGCGGCGCACCCCTGGCCGGCTACTACGCCTGGTCGCTGCTGGACAACTTCGAATGGGCCTACGGCTACGACAAGCGCTTCGGCCTGGTCCACGTGGACTACGCCACCCAGCGCCGCACCGTGAAGTCCAGCGGCCGCCGCTACGCCGGGATCATCGCCGCGCACCGCTCCCGCTGA
- a CDS encoding poly(A) polymerase, whose amino-acid sequence MRTSEELYHQVRWDPRFDPSRFVLGLLQRGAAPKRVPLPSFVPGGDIPWHRVLFVEADGELVWDRATGVDRVGVGGAGRMRDPRLLRSPFFTARTPHVWDPAGGSWRPAEAAPAPAAGLTAPDRVRLLTWNTLWDRYDAPRIATARRRPMLLAELAAADADVIALQEVEPELLGMLLAEPWVRAGYTVAADPAGRDVAAYGLLVLSRLPVREAGLLVLARHKAVAAVTVDTAAGALVVAATHLTSDHSQNGEGRRAAELALIAEGLGGVEAGVALLGDFNDGRTGDAGPAAVLGLRDAWSDVHGAADATPTFDPAANPLAAVASLTGRSARLDRILLRAAGARVTRAALRGDSPGPEGLFVSDHFGVEATVEFGALGDGPARLGLPATARTAVAWLPPHDPVVEELRAEHDPQAGRWPAHVSLLFGFVPESSFDEALPLLAEVAAGTSPFTARLEGVHSYGHREDATLWTDPAASGDTPWQELRAALVERFPGCRGRADGYTPHLTLGRVQDAQRAAGAFAARLGGGRSARVGELAVLSRRGDGPMRIRATVALGTGEVRWVPEPVDQDGAADQDRAVDRGDADGDAAGSVAARVAAALPDGVVQVAGSRRMGCALPGADLDLVAVLPGSAGLTGVRERVAAAFGGAERMREVTGARVPGLRLRVGALDVDLVVVAAGALDPAGAVARRSELGAAAAVALSALSDADAVRSSVHGQFAAWARLAREVKAWARARGLDSAPFGGLPGIAWAVLAARTVRAAGPREPGALLREFFGMWAAWDWRDPVALYPGTPDGSRAPEGSGAAGAAAPGPDPVTVLTPTEPVRSCTAQVGPGLRDLLVRELYRAWELLEADPGAFGEVLAAPPLHRRHAAWAVVTVRAGAEREFEEVLGRVRGRLRALLGALAEAGAADAHAWPRPFGTGPALARFAIGLGATPPDAARLSGLVAPWSSGLPGVEVAWVAGADVPDLY is encoded by the coding sequence ATGCGCACCAGCGAGGAGCTCTACCACCAGGTGCGCTGGGACCCCCGGTTCGACCCGTCGCGGTTCGTGCTCGGGCTGCTCCAGCGCGGGGCCGCGCCCAAGCGGGTCCCGCTGCCGTCCTTCGTGCCCGGCGGGGACATCCCCTGGCACCGGGTGCTGTTCGTCGAGGCGGACGGGGAGCTGGTGTGGGACCGGGCGACGGGCGTCGACCGGGTCGGTGTCGGCGGGGCCGGGCGGATGCGCGATCCGCGCCTGCTGCGGTCGCCGTTCTTCACGGCCCGGACCCCTCACGTCTGGGACCCGGCGGGCGGCTCCTGGCGGCCCGCCGAGGCCGCGCCCGCGCCCGCGGCCGGGCTCACGGCCCCGGACCGGGTGCGGCTGCTCACCTGGAACACCCTCTGGGACCGCTACGACGCCCCGCGCATCGCCACCGCCCGGCGCAGGCCGATGCTGCTGGCCGAACTGGCGGCCGCCGACGCCGATGTCATCGCCCTCCAGGAGGTCGAGCCCGAGCTGCTGGGCATGCTGCTGGCCGAGCCGTGGGTGCGGGCCGGGTACACCGTGGCCGCGGACCCGGCCGGCCGGGACGTCGCCGCGTACGGGCTGCTGGTGCTGAGCCGACTGCCGGTGCGGGAGGCAGGGCTGCTCGTACTCGCCCGGCACAAGGCGGTCGCCGCCGTGACGGTGGACACCGCGGCCGGGGCGCTGGTCGTCGCCGCCACCCACCTGACCAGCGACCACTCGCAGAACGGGGAGGGCCGCAGGGCTGCCGAACTGGCCCTGATCGCCGAGGGGCTGGGCGGCGTCGAAGCCGGTGTGGCACTGCTCGGCGACTTCAACGACGGCCGGACCGGGGACGCCGGGCCCGCAGCCGTGCTGGGGCTGCGCGATGCCTGGAGCGATGTGCACGGGGCTGCCGACGCGACGCCCACCTTCGACCCGGCGGCCAATCCGCTGGCCGCGGTCGCCTCGCTGACGGGGCGGTCCGCGCGGCTGGACCGGATCCTGCTGCGGGCGGCGGGGGCGCGGGTGACCCGGGCGGCGCTGCGCGGCGACTCCCCCGGCCCGGAAGGGCTGTTCGTCTCCGACCACTTCGGGGTGGAGGCGACGGTGGAGTTCGGGGCGCTCGGCGACGGGCCCGCGCGGCTCGGCCTGCCGGCGACCGCGCGGACGGCGGTGGCCTGGCTCCCGCCGCACGACCCGGTGGTCGAGGAGCTGCGCGCGGAGCACGATCCGCAGGCCGGGCGCTGGCCCGCGCACGTCAGCCTGCTCTTCGGGTTCGTGCCGGAGTCCTCCTTCGACGAGGCGTTGCCGCTGCTGGCCGAAGTGGCCGCCGGGACCTCGCCGTTCACCGCCCGTCTGGAGGGGGTGCACAGCTACGGGCACCGGGAGGACGCCACGCTCTGGACGGATCCGGCGGCCTCGGGCGACACGCCGTGGCAGGAGCTCCGGGCCGCGCTGGTGGAACGGTTCCCGGGATGCCGGGGCCGGGCGGACGGGTACACCCCGCACCTGACGCTGGGGCGCGTCCAGGACGCGCAGCGGGCCGCCGGCGCGTTCGCGGCGAGGCTCGGCGGGGGCCGCTCCGCGCGGGTCGGGGAGTTGGCGGTGCTCTCGCGGCGCGGGGACGGGCCGATGCGGATCCGGGCCACGGTGGCCCTGGGGACGGGCGAGGTGCGGTGGGTCCCGGAGCCCGTGGACCAGGACGGGGCCGCGGACCAGGACCGGGCCGTGGACCGCGGGGACGCCGACGGCGACGCCGCCGGGTCGGTCGCGGCTCGGGTCGCGGCGGCTCTCCCGGACGGGGTGGTTCAGGTGGCCGGTTCCCGGCGGATGGGCTGCGCCCTGCCGGGGGCGGACCTGGACCTGGTGGCCGTCCTGCCGGGTTCGGCGGGGCTCACCGGAGTACGGGAGCGGGTGGCGGCGGCGTTCGGCGGGGCGGAGCGGATGCGGGAGGTGACGGGCGCGCGGGTGCCGGGGCTGCGGCTGCGCGTCGGCGCGCTGGACGTGGACCTGGTGGTGGTCGCGGCCGGAGCGCTGGACCCCGCGGGGGCGGTGGCCCGGCGGTCGGAGCTGGGCGCGGCGGCGGCCGTCGCGCTGAGCGCGCTGAGCGACGCCGATGCCGTACGGAGCTCCGTGCACGGGCAGTTCGCCGCGTGGGCCCGGCTGGCGCGGGAGGTGAAGGCGTGGGCGCGCGCCCGGGGGCTGGACTCGGCTCCGTTCGGCGGGCTGCCGGGCATCGCCTGGGCGGTGCTCGCGGCGCGCACCGTACGCGCGGCGGGGCCGAGGGAACCCGGGGCCCTGCTGCGGGAGTTCTTCGGCATGTGGGCGGCGTGGGACTGGCGGGACCCGGTCGCCCTGTACCCCGGGACGCCGGACGGTTCGCGGGCACCGGAAGGCTCCGGGGCCGCGGGAGCCGCCGCACCCGGGCCGGACCCGGTGACCGTGCTGACCCCCACGGAGCCGGTGCGCAGCTGCACGGCCCAGGTGGGCCCCGGCCTGCGCGACCTGCTGGTGCGGGAGCTGTACCGGGCCTGGGAGCTGCTGGAGGCGGATCCCGGCGCGTTCGGCGAGGTCCTGGCGGCGCCGCCGCTGCACCGGCGGCACGCCGCCTGGGCGGTGGTGACCGTACGGGCGGGCGCGGAGCGGGAGTTCGAGGAGGTGCTGGGCCGGGTGCGCGGACGGCTGCGGGCGCTGCTCGGGGCTCTGGCGGAGGCGGGCGCCGCCGACGCCCACGCCTGGCCGCGTCCGTTCGGGACGGGCCCCGCCCTGGCCCGCTTCGCGATCGGCCTCGGCGCGACGCCGCCGGACGCGGCACGGCTCTCCGGCCTGGTCGCGCCCTGGTCCTCCGGGCTGCCGGGGGTCGAGGTGGCCTGGGTCGCGGGTGCGGACGTACCGGACCTGTACTGA